One window from the genome of Halostella litorea encodes:
- a CDS encoding zinc-dependent alcohol dehydrogenase, whose product MRALCWEGVDDLRVTEVPDPEVVNPRDVVLRVSLSSACGSDLHILNGYLPTMREGDVIGHEFMGEVAEVGRKVEDVSVGDRVVVPSFVGCGNCAYCADDLWSLCDNTNPNASLQEPVLGDATAGIYGYTHAFGGYAGSHAEYVRVPHADTNCFHVPDELDDQQALFASDAWPTGYMGADFCDIEDGDVVAVWGCGGVGLMAQESAALMGAERVIAIDRLPERLAMAEEHAGAETIDYTEVDVVDELKRRTGGRGPDACIDAVGMEAHGTGVAHAYDRAKQRLRLHTDRGEALRQAMRACRKGGTLSVLGVYGVMDKFPLGVAVNKGLTVRTAQQHGQRYVPQLLDHVAEGEMDPSYLATHELPLAESPEGYDLFKHKEDGCVRPVFRP is encoded by the coding sequence GTGAGGGCGCTCTGCTGGGAGGGGGTCGACGACCTCCGCGTCACGGAGGTGCCCGACCCCGAGGTGGTGAACCCCCGGGACGTCGTCCTGCGGGTGTCGCTATCGTCGGCCTGTGGCTCCGACCTCCACATCCTCAACGGCTACCTCCCGACGATGCGGGAGGGCGACGTGATCGGCCACGAGTTCATGGGCGAGGTCGCCGAAGTCGGCCGCAAGGTCGAGGACGTGTCGGTCGGCGACCGCGTGGTCGTCCCGTCGTTCGTCGGCTGTGGCAACTGCGCGTACTGCGCGGACGACCTGTGGTCGCTCTGTGACAACACGAACCCGAACGCGTCGCTCCAGGAACCGGTGCTCGGCGACGCGACGGCGGGCATCTACGGCTACACGCACGCCTTCGGCGGCTACGCGGGGTCCCATGCCGAGTACGTGCGGGTGCCCCACGCCGACACCAACTGCTTCCACGTCCCGGACGAACTCGACGACCAGCAGGCGCTGTTCGCCTCGGACGCGTGGCCCACGGGCTACATGGGCGCGGACTTCTGCGACATAGAGGACGGCGACGTGGTCGCGGTGTGGGGCTGTGGCGGCGTCGGGCTGATGGCCCAGGAGAGCGCCGCGCTCATGGGTGCCGAGCGGGTGATCGCGATAGACCGGCTCCCGGAGCGCCTGGCGATGGCCGAGGAGCACGCCGGCGCGGAGACGATAGATTACACCGAAGTCGACGTCGTCGACGAACTCAAGCGCCGGACCGGCGGCCGCGGGCCCGACGCCTGCATCGACGCGGTGGGGATGGAGGCCCACGGCACCGGCGTGGCCCACGCCTACGACCGCGCGAAACAGCGGTTGCGTCTGCACACGGACCGCGGCGAGGCGCTCCGGCAGGCGATGCGGGCCTGCCGCAAGGGGGGGACGCTGTCCGTACTGGGGGTGTACGGCGTGATGGACAAGTTCCCGCTCGGGGTCGCGGTGAACAAGGGGCTCACCGTCCGGACCGCCCAGCAGCACGGCCAGCGGTACGTGCCGCAACTGCTCGACCACGTCGCCGAGGGCGAGATGGACCCCTCCTACCTGGCGACCCACGAGCTCCCGCTGGCGGAGTCGCCCGAGGGGTACGACCTGTTCAAGCACAAGGAGGACGGCTGCGTCCGGCCCGTGTTCAGGCCCTGA
- a CDS encoding SRPBCC family protein: MTAEHGAESVGTGSNETGKQGLSGARLAVAVVGGALVAAGVRRRSAGGAALAAAGGWLLYRSVRGRGSATERAGAPPDAQTVERAVTVRASADDLYERWRDPDELDRLLAGFADVRAAGEDRQRWTVAEPLGRPVAWNARITEDSPGEALRWESEPGATVPNEWSVRFADAPGDQGTEVTLRIRFDPPGGSVGDAAMSVFGVVPEVLVGEALRRCRSLAEAGETPTLDGNPSGRGRGDRL, from the coding sequence ATGACGGCGGAACATGGGGCCGAGTCCGTCGGAACCGGAAGCAACGAAACTGGGAAACAGGGGCTGTCCGGCGCGCGGCTAGCCGTCGCGGTCGTGGGCGGGGCGCTCGTCGCGGCGGGCGTCCGCCGGCGCTCGGCAGGCGGGGCGGCGCTCGCGGCCGCGGGCGGCTGGCTGCTCTACCGGAGCGTCCGCGGCCGGGGCTCGGCGACCGAACGGGCCGGCGCGCCGCCGGATGCGCAGACGGTAGAGCGGGCCGTCACGGTCCGGGCGTCGGCCGACGACCTGTACGAGCGGTGGCGCGACCCCGACGAACTCGACCGGTTGCTGGCGGGGTTCGCGGACGTGAGGGCCGCCGGCGAGGACCGCCAGCGCTGGACGGTGGCGGAGCCGCTCGGGCGGCCCGTCGCGTGGAACGCGCGGATCACGGAGGACAGCCCCGGCGAGGCCCTGCGCTGGGAGTCCGAACCCGGCGCGACCGTGCCCAACGAGTGGTCGGTACGCTTCGCGGACGCTCCCGGGGACCAGGGGACGGAGGTGACGCTCCGGATCCGGTTCGACCCGCCGGGCGGGTCGGTCGGGGACGCCGCGATGTCGGTGTTCGGCGTCGTGCCCGAGGTGCTGGTCGGGGAGGCGCTGCGGCGCTGCCGGAGCCTCGCCGAGGCGGGCGAGACGCCGACGCTGGACGGGAACCCGTCGGGCCGCGGCCGGGGTGATCGGCTGTGA
- a CDS encoding MGMT family protein, with product MEDAGIYARESPYLDRHVQVGVASGRVVSVSFPEDPADDAEGEHELLDRIFAYLEGQEDDFADVRVALTVPTDRRSVLETVRDLPYGEGVTVQALARMTPGLDAEADEDLRLVRSALADNPAPLLIPDHRVGDGPSAAPPAVEQRLRSLEGL from the coding sequence ATGGAAGACGCCGGCATCTACGCGCGGGAGTCGCCGTACCTCGACCGCCACGTCCAGGTCGGGGTCGCGAGCGGCCGGGTCGTGAGCGTCTCGTTCCCCGAGGACCCGGCCGACGACGCCGAGGGCGAGCACGAACTGCTGGACCGGATCTTCGCCTACCTGGAGGGCCAGGAGGACGACTTCGCGGACGTGCGGGTCGCGCTCACCGTCCCCACGGACCGGCGGTCGGTCCTCGAAACCGTCCGGGACCTCCCGTACGGCGAGGGCGTGACCGTGCAGGCGCTGGCCCGGATGACGCCCGGACTGGACGCCGAGGCGGACGAGGACCTGCGGCTCGTCCGGTCCGCGCTGGCGGACAACCCCGCGCCGCTGCTCATCCCCGACCACCGCGTCGGCGACGGCCCGAGCGCCGCGCCGCCCGCCGTCGAACAGCGCCTGCGGTCGCTGGAGGGGCTGTAG
- a CDS encoding CPBP family intramembrane glutamic endopeptidase, which produces MADWATFTGVAFVVVSLLLLLSRATQTSMTAERPRSRSDEVRGDPTSPDAEAVDGGVADPRDGDAEVVGGPHNPFPPGSPSHETLRPDERSGMTSGVLLANVALSQGLFGAVLVGAALYTGVPAAALGIEPTPASTGWPALAVGVGLGVALYAGNEAAAAALRRAGVEPNDELRALLAPESATGWVVLLGTVLPVIAVFEELLFRAALVGAVSTGFAVSPWAMAVVSTAAFALGHGMQGPGGVAVTGALGFVLAAAFVVTGSFLAVVVAHYLVNALEFVVREGPVAERLGG; this is translated from the coding sequence GTGGCCGACTGGGCGACGTTTACGGGCGTCGCCTTCGTCGTCGTCTCCTTACTTCTGCTGCTCTCGCGTGCGACACAGACTTCGATGACCGCCGAGCGGCCGCGCTCACGGTCCGATGAGGTCCGAGGCGATCCCACGTCGCCCGACGCGGAGGCCGTCGACGGCGGCGTCGCCGACCCCCGGGACGGGGACGCCGAAGTCGTGGGCGGGCCCCACAACCCGTTTCCGCCGGGGTCGCCGTCCCACGAGACGCTTCGACCGGACGAACGGTCCGGGATGACGTCGGGCGTACTGCTCGCGAACGTGGCGCTCTCGCAGGGGCTGTTCGGCGCGGTGCTCGTCGGCGCGGCGCTGTACACGGGCGTCCCGGCGGCGGCGCTGGGGATCGAGCCGACGCCGGCGAGCACGGGCTGGCCGGCGCTTGCGGTCGGGGTCGGCCTCGGCGTCGCGCTGTACGCCGGCAACGAGGCGGCCGCCGCCGCGTTGCGCCGGGCGGGCGTCGAGCCGAACGACGAACTCCGGGCGCTGCTCGCGCCGGAGAGCGCGACGGGGTGGGTGGTCCTGCTCGGGACCGTCCTGCCGGTGATCGCGGTCTTCGAGGAACTGCTCTTTCGCGCGGCGCTGGTCGGCGCGGTGTCGACCGGCTTCGCCGTCTCGCCGTGGGCGATGGCGGTCGTCTCGACGGCGGCGTTCGCCCTGGGTCATGGAATGCAGGGGCCGGGCGGCGTCGCCGTCACGGGCGCGCTGGGGTTCGTGCTCGCGGCGGCGTTCGTCGTCACCGGGAGCTTCCTCGCCGTCGTCGTCGCCCACTACCTCGTCAACGCCCTGGAGTTCGTCGTCCGCGAGGGGCCCGTCGCGGAGCGGTTGGGCGGGTAG
- the lonB gene encoding ATP-dependent protease LonB — MSNDTDTDDVSPESAEHDPGEGADVPADEEEGVARGPDETREPDDAPNPDERPRAEASDAEAEEDPLADLGSEVDAEIVDDSEEDNLLGGLQIESTEDIDVPDKLVDQVIGQDDARDIVKKAAKQRRHVMMIGTPGTGKSMLAKAMSELLPKEDLQDVLVYHNPDDGNEPKVRTVPAGKGEQIVEAHKDEARKKNRMRSFLMWIIIAIVLGYTLLSPASILLGILAAGVVYLAFRYSNRGSDAMIPNLIVNAADESTAPFEDATGAHAGALLGDVRHDPFQSGGMETPSHDRVEPGAIHKANKGVLFVDEINTLDIRSQQKLMTAIQEGEFAITGQSERSSGAMVQTEPVPCDFIMIAAGNLDAMENMHPALRSRIKGYGYEVYMDDTIEDTPEMRRKYARFIAQEVEKDGRLPHYTPEAIEEVILEAKRRAGRKEHLTLKLRDLGGLVRVAGDIARAEDAEFTTRDHVLQAKRRSRSIEQQLADDYIERRKDYELTVNKGDVVGRVNGLAVMGEDSGIVLPVMAEVTPSQGPGQVIATGQLQEMAEEAVQNVSAIIKKFSDEDISEKDVHIQFVQAGEGGVDGDSASITVATAVVSALEDAPVRQDLAMTGSLSVRGDVLPVGGVTHKIEAAAKAGLDTVIIPAANEQDVMIEEEYEEQVEIVPVTHISEVLEVALAGETEKDGLVDRIKSITGSALERQVGRGSPSPQ, encoded by the coding sequence ATGAGCAACGATACGGACACGGACGACGTCTCCCCCGAGTCGGCGGAACACGACCCCGGCGAGGGGGCCGACGTCCCCGCCGACGAAGAGGAGGGCGTCGCTCGGGGCCCGGACGAGACCCGGGAGCCGGACGACGCTCCGAACCCCGACGAGCGCCCCCGCGCCGAGGCGTCGGACGCGGAGGCCGAGGAGGACCCGCTGGCTGACCTCGGGAGCGAGGTCGACGCGGAGATCGTCGACGACTCCGAGGAGGACAACCTGCTCGGGGGGCTCCAGATAGAGTCGACCGAGGACATCGACGTGCCGGACAAGCTCGTCGACCAGGTCATCGGGCAGGACGACGCACGGGACATCGTCAAGAAGGCCGCCAAGCAGCGCCGCCACGTGATGATGATCGGCACCCCGGGGACGGGGAAGTCGATGCTGGCGAAGGCGATGAGCGAGCTCCTCCCGAAGGAGGACCTCCAGGACGTGCTCGTCTACCACAACCCGGACGACGGCAACGAGCCGAAGGTCCGGACGGTGCCGGCCGGGAAAGGCGAGCAGATAGTCGAGGCCCACAAGGACGAGGCCCGGAAGAAAAACCGGATGCGCTCGTTTTTGATGTGGATCATCATCGCCATCGTGCTTGGCTACACGCTGCTGTCGCCCGCGAGCATCCTGCTTGGCATCCTCGCGGCCGGCGTCGTGTATCTCGCCTTCCGCTACTCCAACCGCGGCAGCGACGCGATGATCCCGAACCTCATCGTCAACGCCGCCGACGAGAGCACCGCGCCGTTCGAGGACGCGACGGGTGCCCACGCCGGCGCGCTGCTGGGCGACGTCCGCCACGACCCGTTCCAGTCCGGCGGCATGGAGACGCCCAGCCACGACCGCGTCGAGCCCGGCGCGATCCACAAGGCGAACAAGGGCGTCCTGTTCGTCGACGAGATAAACACCCTCGACATCCGCAGCCAGCAGAAGCTGATGACCGCGATCCAGGAGGGCGAGTTCGCGATCACGGGCCAGTCCGAGCGCTCCTCGGGCGCGATGGTCCAGACCGAGCCCGTCCCCTGTGACTTCATCATGATCGCGGCGGGGAACTTAGACGCGATGGAGAACATGCACCCCGCGCTCCGCTCGCGCATCAAGGGGTACGGGTACGAGGTGTACATGGACGACACCATCGAGGACACCCCGGAGATGCGCCGCAAGTACGCGCGGTTCATCGCCCAGGAGGTCGAGAAGGACGGCCGCCTGCCCCACTACACGCCCGAGGCCATCGAGGAGGTCATCCTCGAAGCCAAGCGCCGCGCGGGCCGCAAGGAGCACCTGACGCTGAAGCTGCGCGACCTGGGCGGGCTGGTCCGCGTCGCGGGCGACATCGCCCGCGCCGAGGACGCCGAGTTCACCACCCGCGACCACGTGCTGCAGGCCAAGCGCCGCAGCCGCTCCATCGAACAGCAGCTCGCGGACGACTACATCGAGCGCCGGAAGGACTACGAGCTCACCGTCAACAAGGGCGACGTGGTCGGCCGCGTCAACGGCCTGGCGGTCATGGGCGAGGACAGCGGCATCGTCCTCCCCGTGATGGCCGAGGTGACCCCCTCCCAGGGGCCCGGCCAGGTGATCGCCACCGGCCAGTTGCAGGAGATGGCCGAGGAGGCCGTCCAGAACGTCTCCGCGATCATCAAGAAGTTCTCCGACGAGGACATCTCGGAGAAGGACGTCCACATCCAGTTCGTTCAGGCGGGCGAGGGGGGCGTCGACGGCGACTCCGCCTCCATCACGGTCGCGACGGCCGTCGTCTCCGCGCTGGAGGACGCGCCGGTCCGGCAGGACCTGGCGATGACCGGGTCGCTGTCGGTCCGGGGCGACGTGCTCCCGGTCGGCGGCGTCACCCACAAGATCGAGGCCGCCGCGAAGGCCGGCCTCGACACGGTGATCATCCCGGCCGCCAACGAGCAGGACGTGATGATCGAGGAGGAGTACGAGGAACAGGTCGAGATCGTCCCGGTCACCCACATCAGCGAGGTGCTGGAGGTGGCGCTGGCCGGCGAGACCGAGAAGGACGGGCTGGTCGACCGCATCAAGAGCATCACCGGCTCCGCCCTCGAACGGCAGGTCGGCCGCGGTAGCCCCAGCCCGCAGTAA
- a CDS encoding nicotinamide-nucleotide adenylyltransferase — MQRGFYIGRFQPFHNGHRNMVQAIAEDVDELVLGIGSAGDSHSKHDPFTAGERIMMVTKALVDVDLVTYAVPIEDLDRNSVWVSHVQSMSPDFDVAYSNNPLVIQLFNEAGVEVRQSPMFNRDVLEGTEVRERMIKGTNWQPLVPDPVVEVIQEIGGIERIQRVSESDSNGE, encoded by the coding sequence ATGCAACGGGGCTTCTACATCGGCAGGTTCCAGCCCTTCCACAACGGCCACCGCAACATGGTACAGGCTATCGCCGAGGACGTCGACGAACTCGTCCTCGGCATCGGGAGCGCCGGGGACTCCCACAGCAAGCACGACCCCTTCACCGCGGGCGAGCGGATCATGATGGTGACGAAGGCGCTGGTCGACGTCGACCTCGTGACCTACGCCGTCCCCATCGAGGACCTGGACCGCAACTCCGTGTGGGTGAGCCACGTCCAGAGCATGAGCCCCGACTTCGACGTCGCCTACTCGAACAACCCCCTCGTGATCCAGCTGTTCAACGAGGCCGGCGTGGAGGTGCGCCAGTCGCCGATGTTCAACCGCGACGTCCTGGAGGGGACGGAGGTCCGCGAGCGCATGATCAAGGGCACCAACTGGCAGCCGCTGGTGCCGGACCCCGTCGTCGAGGTCATCCAAGAGATCGGCGGGATCGAGCGCATCCAGCGGGTCAGCGAGAGCGACAGCAACGGCGAGTGA
- a CDS encoding SAM hydrolase/SAM-dependent halogenase family protein, whose amino-acid sequence MITLATDFGSPYPAAMKGVILNESDARLVDVAHDLPRQDVRAAAFWLREVLPWFPPAVHLAVVDPGVGTDRAAVVARAGGHALVGPDNGVLVPAARKLAGGGAVEWFAIDEDAAEVPRPAAGEAAEPRRRSNTFHGRDVFAPAAAAVHEAGVADLGSLDRLTPVDGVKDLTFPDPTVEDDAVVGEVLVVDGFGNAITNVPGDVVAALDAVTVNGQSVPVGETFAAVPEGQWLVTVGSHGNVELDVNRGRGDEAFGVEPGDAVRLEL is encoded by the coding sequence ATGATCACGCTCGCCACCGACTTCGGCTCGCCGTACCCCGCGGCGATGAAGGGCGTGATCCTGAACGAGAGCGACGCCCGCCTGGTCGACGTCGCCCACGACTTGCCGCGGCAGGACGTGCGCGCGGCGGCGTTCTGGCTCCGCGAGGTGCTCCCGTGGTTCCCGCCGGCCGTCCACCTCGCCGTCGTCGACCCCGGCGTCGGCACGGACCGCGCCGCCGTCGTCGCCCGCGCCGGCGGCCACGCGCTCGTCGGGCCGGACAACGGCGTGCTGGTGCCGGCGGCACGGAAACTCGCCGGCGGCGGCGCCGTCGAGTGGTTCGCCATCGACGAGGACGCGGCCGAGGTGCCACGCCCCGCGGCGGGCGAAGCGGCGGAGCCGCGACGCAGGAGCAACACGTTCCACGGCCGCGACGTGTTCGCCCCGGCCGCCGCCGCGGTCCACGAGGCCGGCGTCGCCGACCTCGGCTCGCTGGACCGGCTGACGCCCGTCGACGGGGTCAAGGACCTGACCTTCCCCGACCCGACCGTCGAGGACGACGCCGTCGTCGGCGAGGTGCTCGTCGTCGACGGCTTCGGCAACGCCATCACGAACGTCCCCGGGGACGTGGTGGCCGCGCTGGACGCCGTGACCGTGAACGGCCAGTCGGTCCCCGTCGGCGAGACGTTCGCCGCGGTGCCGGAGGGGCAGTGGCTCGTCACCGTCGGCAGCCACGGCAACGTCGAACTCGACGTGAATCGCGGGCGCGGCGACGAGGCGTTCGGCGTGGAGCCGGGGGACGCGGTGCGGCTGGAACTCTAG
- a CDS encoding PKD domain-containing protein, whose amino-acid sequence MGSEQPPPGDAGSEGTLPVRRRTVLKSAAGSLGVGVVGGAGTAAGRDAATLSEGFEDYAVGDYPNGWKKNGNTDQQVVDAPTASGSRALRLTGSSGSCWEAIANAPIELPESGSATLRLSVYPTTNGEVGCHDNRGDVGLGTSAESWDDGDGWRLVQFGLDGRLVGPGGTDLGPYETGQWQTLEFTYDRTDTGVSLSFAVDGEERGSATRPVTDFENDISWLTLSSGEFTVYWDDVVLTTGDGGGPSAAFTFSPSEPVTDETVQFDAGGSEDPDGSIASYEWDFTGDGSFDVTGRTVDHRFTDDVDYDVTLRVTDDAGNQDTTTRTVPVSGANSQPDAAFTYSPSDPAVGDKVTFDAGPSADPDGTVQAYNWDLNGSGTADVRGEVVRHTYESAGEYTVTLAVEDDDGSHDTAQRTVPVGEGNAGPTADFTVSPSDPAVGERVTLDGSPASDPDGSIASYEWDVDGDGSYETGGQAVGVTYDSAGTYDVTLRVTDDDGATDTATGTVGVATANEPPSAAFDYAPADPAVDERVTLDASGSTDPDGTVATYEWDLDGDGSYEATGRTVDHAFGEAGDHAVTLRVADDAGATDDVTRTVSVAELQGPEPDISVSTAEPALGEEVTFDASGSTDPDGTVATYEWDLDGDGEYESRGQRVAHRFETAESTEVSLRITDDDGLKGVARREVNVGATFRSRRSEKLDLAESIDDDSVLSTLDPLTEVAGDRELAAYTIGELETAAATGEISPGAGNEAVRRLRIGEEATHGVLEAIGPGNDTTGLRFARRLAESVCSAGIKLLLFKIAIGEKLASMASGVLASGLLYTAGETIADGVDYLFTNMLPADDGRTEARTEAKSECRNLWGDIAAGAAATADLIAEAIESLADVVEGIVRATVEFSRVAPLSMSSPPESLGDIAFGTSIWKEQIQLHSGFQPDSVAGGLPGSTAAVERARDDAVATVKRNFESIASDLDTLKQDLGDFNVVDSVADIGEADSWADYGLQALQALVSLLSSIFSLLVESFAVGATGTAILIARKIHAEVVDSALAGEHRVDGWTPG is encoded by the coding sequence ATGGGATCCGAACAGCCGCCGCCGGGAGACGCCGGTAGCGAGGGGACGCTGCCGGTACGTCGGCGGACGGTGCTCAAGTCCGCTGCGGGGTCGCTGGGCGTCGGGGTCGTCGGGGGCGCGGGGACCGCCGCCGGACGGGACGCGGCGACGCTCTCGGAGGGGTTCGAGGACTACGCGGTCGGCGACTACCCGAACGGGTGGAAGAAGAACGGAAACACCGACCAACAGGTCGTCGACGCGCCGACAGCCAGCGGCAGCAGGGCGCTGCGGCTGACAGGCAGTTCGGGCAGCTGCTGGGAGGCGATCGCGAACGCGCCGATAGAGCTGCCGGAGTCCGGCTCCGCGACGCTGCGGCTCTCGGTGTACCCGACGACGAACGGCGAGGTCGGCTGCCACGACAACCGCGGGGACGTCGGCCTCGGGACGAGCGCCGAGTCGTGGGACGACGGCGACGGCTGGCGGCTGGTCCAGTTCGGCCTCGACGGCCGGCTGGTCGGCCCCGGCGGCACCGACCTCGGGCCGTACGAGACCGGACAGTGGCAGACCCTGGAGTTCACCTACGACCGGACGGACACGGGGGTCAGCCTCAGCTTCGCCGTCGACGGCGAGGAGCGCGGGTCGGCGACCCGGCCGGTCACCGACTTCGAGAACGACATCTCGTGGCTCACGCTGTCCAGCGGCGAGTTCACGGTGTACTGGGACGACGTGGTGCTGACGACCGGCGACGGCGGCGGGCCGTCGGCGGCGTTCACCTTCTCGCCCTCGGAGCCGGTGACGGACGAGACGGTGCAGTTCGACGCCGGCGGCTCCGAGGACCCCGACGGCAGCATCGCGAGCTACGAGTGGGACTTCACCGGGGACGGCTCGTTCGACGTTACGGGGCGGACCGTCGACCACCGGTTCACCGACGACGTCGACTACGACGTGACGCTCCGGGTGACCGACGACGCCGGGAACCAGGACACGACGACCCGGACGGTCCCGGTCAGCGGGGCCAACAGCCAGCCGGACGCCGCGTTCACCTACTCGCCGTCGGACCCCGCCGTGGGCGACAAGGTGACGTTCGACGCCGGCCCGTCCGCCGACCCCGACGGGACGGTTCAGGCGTACAACTGGGACCTCAACGGGAGCGGCACCGCGGACGTGCGCGGCGAGGTCGTCCGCCACACGTACGAGTCGGCCGGGGAGTACACGGTGACGCTCGCAGTCGAGGACGACGACGGGAGCCACGACACAGCCCAGCGGACGGTCCCGGTCGGCGAGGGCAACGCCGGCCCCACCGCCGACTTCACCGTCTCGCCGTCGGACCCGGCGGTCGGCGAGCGAGTGACCCTCGACGGCAGCCCCGCGAGCGATCCCGACGGCAGCATCGCCAGCTACGAGTGGGACGTCGACGGCGACGGCAGCTACGAGACGGGGGGTCAGGCGGTCGGCGTGACGTACGACTCGGCGGGGACGTACGACGTGACGCTGCGGGTCACGGACGACGACGGCGCGACCGACACCGCGACCGGGACCGTCGGCGTCGCGACGGCGAACGAGCCGCCGTCCGCGGCGTTCGACTACGCCCCGGCCGACCCGGCGGTCGACGAGCGGGTCACCCTCGACGCGTCCGGGTCGACGGACCCGGACGGGACGGTCGCGACCTACGAGTGGGACCTCGACGGCGACGGCAGCTACGAGGCGACCGGCCGAACCGTCGACCACGCGTTCGGCGAGGCGGGCGACCACGCGGTCACGCTCCGGGTGGCCGACGACGCCGGCGCGACGGACGACGTGACCCGGACCGTGTCCGTCGCCGAGCTACAGGGGCCGGAGCCGGACATCTCGGTCTCGACCGCCGAGCCGGCGCTCGGCGAGGAGGTCACGTTCGACGCGTCCGGCTCCACCGACCCCGACGGAACGGTCGCGACCTACGAGTGGGACCTCGACGGCGACGGGGAGTACGAGAGCCGCGGCCAGCGAGTGGCCCACCGGTTCGAGACGGCCGAGTCGACGGAGGTGTCCCTGCGGATCACGGACGACGACGGGCTGAAGGGCGTCGCCCGGCGGGAGGTAAACGTCGGCGCGACGTTCCGCAGCCGGCGCTCGGAGAAGCTCGACCTCGCGGAGTCGATCGACGACGACTCGGTCCTCTCCACGCTCGACCCGCTGACGGAGGTTGCCGGCGACCGGGAGCTCGCGGCGTACACGATCGGCGAACTGGAGACGGCGGCCGCCACCGGGGAGATCAGCCCGGGCGCGGGCAACGAGGCCGTCCGCCGGCTGCGTATCGGCGAGGAGGCGACCCACGGCGTGCTGGAGGCGATAGGTCCCGGCAACGACACCACCGGGCTGCGGTTCGCCCGGCGGCTCGCGGAGTCGGTGTGTAGCGCGGGGATCAAGCTCCTGCTGTTCAAGATCGCCATCGGCGAGAAGCTCGCGTCGATGGCGTCCGGAGTGCTGGCGAGCGGCCTGCTGTACACGGCCGGGGAGACGATCGCCGACGGGGTCGACTACCTGTTTACGAACATGCTCCCGGCCGACGACGGCCGGACCGAAGCACGCACGGAGGCGAAATCGGAGTGCCGGAACCTCTGGGGCGACATCGCCGCGGGGGCGGCGGCGACGGCCGACCTCATCGCCGAGGCGATAGAGAGCCTCGCGGACGTCGTCGAGGGGATCGTCCGCGCCACCGTCGAGTTCTCCCGCGTCGCCCCGCTGTCGATGTCGTCGCCGCCGGAGTCGCTCGGGGACATCGCGTTCGGAACCAGCATCTGGAAGGAACAGATCCAGTTACACAGCGGGTTCCAGCCCGACAGCGTGGCGGGCGGGCTCCCGGGGAGCACGGCCGCGGTCGAACGGGCCCGCGACGACGCCGTCGCCACCGTCAAACGGAACTTCGAGAGCATCGCGTCGGACCTCGACACGCTGAAGCAGGACCTCGGCGACTTCAACGTCGTCGACTCGGTCGCCGACATCGGCGAAGCGGACTCCTGGGCCGACTACGGCCTCCAGGCCCTGCAGGCGCTCGTCTCGCTGCTGTCGAGCATCTTCAGCCTGCTCGTGGAGAGCTTCGCGGTCGGCGCGACCGGCACCGCGATCCTGATCGCACGCAAGATACACGCGGAGGTCGTCGACAGCGCGCTCGCCGGCGAACACCGCGTCGACGGCTGGACGCCGGGGTAA